Genomic DNA from Marnyiella aurantia:
TGCTGCAGAAACATTGCATACTGCCTTTCCCATGTACGTTTAAACTTACTTTTTCCTGATTAAATTAATACCGTCGCGCAAAGGTAAAATAAGATTCTCAAAATCGCTGTCACGCGCCACCAAATCATTAAGTTCGATGATTTGCCTTGTTGCTTCATCTACAGGTCCGTCCGCCAGCACCTTACCATACCACAGCACATTATCCAACAGAACCACCGACCCCGACCGTAATCTTGGCTTTATTAAGTTCCAGTAACTTACATAGTTCTCCTTATCGGCATCAATAAATACCAAATCAAAAAACTCATCGGTTTGCTCCAGATAATCCAGCGCATCCTGAATGATAAAATTAATTTTCGCTGAATGCGGACTCTCCTCAAAATACTTTCCCGGAATATAAGCCAGTTCATCATTTACATCTAGAGTAGTAATCTTTCCGTCCGGAACAAGCCCTTCGGCCAGACAAAGTGTGGCGTAACCCGTAAATGTCCCGATTTCCAGGACATTTCGCGGACTCATCATCTTTGAGATGATGGTAAGCAGGCGTCCCTGCTGATAGCCGGAAAGCATATGAGGCTGCGTAGTTTTATGATAAGTCTCGCGCCGCAGTCTTTTCAGGTGTTCAGGTTCCTGTGAGGCATTATTTTCCAGATAACGGTCCATTTCCGGACACTGTTCTTCAAAAAAACTCATATAATTAATGCTTTTGAAAATTAAATAAACAAAAAAATCCCGAATAAACGGGATCTTATAGCGTGAAAAATTTCTTAGTTCTTAACCGGAGCAATGTCCATCAGCTTCATAAACTCATCCAGTTTTGGCATGATGATGATCTCTGTCCTGCGGTTTTCTGCCCTACCGGAAACCGACATATTGGTTGCCTTCGGGTTATATTCGGAACGGCCGCCGGCAGTAATTCTGGAAGGATCTACGCCAAACTGGGTTTGAAGCACCTTCGCCATGGAAGTCGCTCTGAGAGCGGAAAGGTCCCAGTTGTCTTTTGGCAGGTTTGCGGAATTCAAAGGCACGTTATCCGTATTACCTTCAATCAGTACAGAGTACTTATCATAGTCATTGATCACTCTAGCCACTTTGCCCAAAACTTCGTGTGCAGACGGCTGAATGTTATAATCTCCTGTTTTATAAAGCATCTTATCTGACAGTGAGATCATCACCACACCCTTCAATACCTTAATTTCAACATCTTGGTCAGAAACATTATCCAAAGACCTCTTCAGCCTGTTCGAAAGTGCCATATTCAGACTGTCGTTCTTGGCATTGGTAGAGATCAGACGCTTGATATACGAATTGGACGCATTGATCTCGCCAATCAGCTTGTCAATATTCGCAGATCCTTTACCGGTATTGGAAAGACAGGCATCCAGTGAGGATTTCAGCGCATCATTCTGACTTTTCAGTAAATTATTTTCGCTGGAAAGTCCGGAATTAGCCGACTTCAGGTCCTGAATTTCACGCTGGCGGTCACCAATATTGGTAATGCACTGGTTATAGTTTTCATTTAAAGCATCAAACTGTTTCCTGCTAACACAGGACGTGATGGTAACAGCAACTGCCGCAGCCACAATCATTTTTCCTATTTTCATAAGTAGTTGTTTTGTTAGTTTCAAAAGTACCGCTTCCGGTCTGAAGATAAAAATTATCTTTGCTAAAGATTTCTTAAAAGTGCTTACAATACAGACTTTTCAGGCCCAACTGCACCGTTTGAACATTCCTATTTCCCAAAACGGCTTCCTCCTGGCAATCAGCGGAGGCGCAGACTCTATGGTCCTGCTTCATCTGTTTCATGAGGCAGGCATCAGCTTTCAGGTGGCACATGTAAACTACGGACTGAGAGGCGAAGATTCCGATGCCGACGAAAATTTGGTTCGCAATTACTGCCTGACAAATAATATCAGATTTCACCAGTACACCGTTTCAAAAAAAGACCAAAAGCCGGCCGGTTCCATACAGCTCTGGGCACGGGACCTGCGTTACCGTTTCTTCAGGCAGATTCAGCAGAAGGAAAATCTCAGGTATCTGGTCACTGCTCATCATCTGAATGACCAGCTGGAAACATTCCTCATCAACCTGTCACGCGGTACGGGAATCAGAGGATTGTGCGGGATTACTGAGATTACGGACGATATCGTGCGCCCACTACTCCACTTTTCAAAAGAAGAAATTTACAGTTTTGCGGAGGATAATAAAATTCCGTTCCGTGAAGACATTTCCAACGCCAAGAATGACTATTTGCGAAACCGCATCAGAAACGAAGTCATTTCAAAACTGACGGATGCGCGGCCGGACTTTCTGGAAAATTTTGACAAATCCATCAGCTACCTTTATGAGACCAATAATTTTGTAGATGAAAAAATTGCCGAAATTGAGCAGGTTCTGATTCAGGAAAATTCAACGGGTTTCAAGATTGATAAAGCCGGGCTTCAAAAAGAAAGTGATTTTATTAAATTCGAAATCCTCAGAAAGTTCGGGTTCTCAAATAAGAGCGAGATTTCAAAGGTATTTTTGGCGGAAAAAGGTAAAGTTTTCCGGTCGGGTTCATTTGAACTTACCGTTGACAGGGAAATACTGGCCCTCCGTGCGTTACATGGAAGTACCGCGGCTGAAAACCTGGAATTTATCCTGGAAACTGATCACGACCAGATTCTGATCCCGGATAGTGTTATAGAAACTTTCACTAAAGACAGGAACACGAACTGGTATTTTGACCGACAAAAACTAACACTTCCGCTTAAACTGCGAAGAAAAAAAAGCGGAGACGTGTTTTATCCGATTGGCATGATAGGCAAAAAGAAAATCAGCAAATTTTTTAAGGATGAAAAATTGCCTATTTTAGCCGCGCAGGAAATCTGGCTCCTATGTGATTCCAAAGATGAAGTGCTGGGAGTGTTGCCGTTACGGCAGGACAGAAGGCATGTCGCAGATGCGGAAACCAGCCACGTTTTAACCTTGAATTTTTGAGGTCGTATTTTATTTCCTGCCCAAAACCTATTCCCTAACTGATAAAAATATATTGGGTAATGAAGTTGATGAAATTTCTTTTTTTCACTTTCCTGTTCTTATTCGGAACACTTTCAGCACAAATAAAAGATCCTGTAAAACTTAGCTACGAAGTCCTGCCCTTGGGCGACAACCTGTACGAGGCTGTAATAACTGCCAAAATGGAGAGCGGCTGGCATATTTACTCCAAAGATCTGCCACCGGACAGCGGAATCCCCACAGAACTGATTATCACTTCTGCCGAAGGAATAACGTTGGTAGGCGGAGTGGTGGAAGTTGGTAAAAAACATGATGAATTTTCTGAAGCTTTCGGCGCCCAGATCGTTTACTACTCCAACTCGGCGAAATTCAAACAGAAATTCAAGCTTAACAATCCTGAAAAGCCGGCTACTGTCGCGGCCGAGTTCACCTACCAAACCTGCGACGACCGCGTTTGTCTGGCACCCAACACCCTTGAATTTGCAAAAAAAGTGACCCCGGACGGCAACGTTGCTGCCACCGGGGTACCGGTTATAGCTCCTGAAATCACGCAGGACACCGCAGGTACAGAAAAAGACACTATTGCTACCACAGTTTCCGGACAGGCCAACTCAACAACATTTGCTCAGCTTGATCCCAAAAAACTCAAGATAGAAAGCCTGGACTTCAACAACCCACTCACAGATTGCGGTGAGGAGAAACAGGAAAAAAGCGATAATTATCTTACTTATCTGTTCCTGGGCTTTCTGGGCGGAATGATTGCCTTGCTTACCCCCTGCGTATTCCCGATGATTCCGCTCACTGTCTCCTTTTTTACGAAAGGGAATAAGGACAGATCAAAAGGTGTACGCGATGCATTGATGTACGGCTTCTTCATCTTTGCCATCTTTACGGCACTTAGTATTCCCTTCCACCTCATAGACGGTATAGCAGGAAATATCTTTAACCAGATTTCAACATCGATCTGGCTGAATCTTATCTTCTTCGCCATATTTATGTTCTTTGCGTTCAGCTTCTTTGGATATTTTGACATTACCCTGCCAAGTGCCATTGCGAACAGGTCTTCACGCGCCGAAGAAGCGGGTGGTATTGTGGGTATTTTCTTTATGGCCCTTACGCTTGTGATCGTATCTTTCTCATGTACCGGACCAATCCTGGGATCCTTGCTGGGAAGCGCGGTTACAGGAGCTGCAAATGTTCCAATGCTTCTAACCTTCGCACTTGCAGGCTTTGGTCTGGCCTGGGCAATTGTTTTTGGCGTGCTGGCTCTGTTCCCGCAGGCTTTACAAAGTCTGCCCAAATCCGGCGGCTGGATGAATACCGTAAAAGTTGTTCTGGGGTTTGTAGAACTGGCATTGGCACTAAAATTTTTATCGAAAGCGGACCTTGTTTCAAAGACCTTTATGCTTAAGAGAGAACTTTTCATTGTCTTGTGGATCCTGATTACCATTGGACTTGTTCTCTATCTTTTCGGAATCATCCGCTTCCCGCACGACGACAGAAAAGCTAAGATTTCCCCCGGAAGAAAAGTCTTCGGTGTATTTGGAATCGGTTTCCTTATTTATCTGATTCAGGGACTTGTGCCGGCAGAAAGACCGAAACTGCAGATGCTTTCGGGCATCCTTCCTCCATTGAATGTTAGTTATTTCAATAATGTGGAAGACGGCATTCTGGGTATGAAACCTGAACATGATTATTTCGCAGCGGTTGAAACCGCACGAAAAGAGAACAAACCCATCTTACTGGATTTTACAGGGTATGGCTGCGAAAACTGCCGGAAAATGGAGGAATTTGTCTGGAGTGAGCCGGACATCTTACCTATCCTGCAGAACGATGTAATCCTGACCTCTCTCTATGTTGATGATAAGGAAGAGCTGCCTGCAGAGCAGCAGACAAGGATCGACATGGGCAACGGGCAGACTAAACGGATCAAGACCATTGGTGACCGCTGGAGTTTGTTTCAGCAAATCAACTTTAACGATAATACCCAGCCGGTTTATGTACTTATAACTCCGGAAGGCAAAGTGATAAACGCGCCGTTCAAAGGGTACAACAGCGACAAGGAAGTCTTCAAAAAATTCCTGGAATGCGGTATCGGTTACTATAAAAACTCAAAATAAATAAAGTTCTGGCCGCAGGCCGGAACTTCTTTTTCTACTTAAGCGCTTCCTTCATCTGGGGAACGTTAATTCCGTTGGTTACATTGTGAATTCCGTTTTCCTCCAGAATTTTTATGGCCTGGCCGCTGCGGTTTCCACTTTTGCAGAACACCACTACAGACGGCTTACCACGGAACTCATCAACACGGCTTTGCACCTGATCCAGCGGAATATTTACCGCTCCGTCTATACTTCCTTCCGCAAATTCTTCAGGAGTGCGCACATCTACCAGCATTGCGCCTTGCCGTACCTGTTCTTTAACAGTTAGCGGCTCCGTGTTTACGTCCGTAGGTTTTGTGGTATTACATTGCAGGTTAAAGAACAGCAGAGCTATAAACAGAGATGATACGATTTTCATGACTTAAAATTTTTATACAGTTTCAGTAAAGATATAAAAGGTAAAAATAAACCTTTGTAACCTATATTACACAAAGAGTGATTCTCTTTAAATAACTTTGCAGACATCAGTGATATACTATGGGTAATAACAGGAATTTAGGGAAAACAGTATTTTTTATTCTTGCAGTCATTTCTCTGCTTCCTTTTATTTCAGCTCCTGTTGCTTTGCTGCTCGGTGTCTTCTTCATCAATATTTTTCAGACCAAAATAGAGCGATTGCCGAAATACACTAAAAAAGTGCTGCAATACAGTATTGTGGGTCTCGGTTTCAGCATTAACCTGGGAATGGCCATAGAGGCCGGAAGCAAAGGTTTTCTGTTTTCTGTATTTACAATTATTCTGGTATTTGCGGCTGGCATTATGTTGGGTAAAATACTGAATATTGACCGCAAAATCACCCAGTTAATCTCAGCAGGTACCGCCATTTGCGGTGGCAGCGCCATTGCCGCCGTATCGCCAACAATCAATTCCACCAACAGCCAGAATTCAATAGCGCTGGGAATTGTTTTCCTGCTGAATGCTTTTGCATTACTCATCTTTCCCTATTTAGGGATGTATTTCGGACTCAGCCAGCAACAGTTCGGTATCTGGGCCGCAATAGCAATACACGACACAAGTTCGGTGGTTGGAGCAGCCAGTAAGTTTGGAGACGAGGCGCTGCATATCGCAACCACGGTGAAACTGGCGCGCGCTTTATTCATCATTCCCGTAGTGATTCTG
This window encodes:
- a CDS encoding O-methyltransferase produces the protein MSFFEEQCPEMDRYLENNASQEPEHLKRLRRETYHKTTQPHMLSGYQQGRLLTIISKMMSPRNVLEIGTFTGYATLCLAEGLVPDGKITTLDVNDELAYIPGKYFEESPHSAKINFIIQDALDYLEQTDEFFDLVFIDADKENYVSYWNLIKPRLRSGSVVLLDNVLWYGKVLADGPVDEATRQIIELNDLVARDSDFENLILPLRDGINLIRKK
- a CDS encoding OmpA family protein, which encodes MKIGKMIVAAAVAVTITSCVSRKQFDALNENYNQCITNIGDRQREIQDLKSANSGLSSENNLLKSQNDALKSSLDACLSNTGKGSANIDKLIGEINASNSYIKRLISTNAKNDSLNMALSNRLKRSLDNVSDQDVEIKVLKGVVMISLSDKMLYKTGDYNIQPSAHEVLGKVARVINDYDKYSVLIEGNTDNVPLNSANLPKDNWDLSALRATSMAKVLQTQFGVDPSRITAGGRSEYNPKATNMSVSGRAENRRTEIIIMPKLDEFMKLMDIAPVKN
- the tilS gene encoding tRNA lysidine(34) synthetase TilS gives rise to the protein MNIPISQNGFLLAISGGADSMVLLHLFHEAGISFQVAHVNYGLRGEDSDADENLVRNYCLTNNIRFHQYTVSKKDQKPAGSIQLWARDLRYRFFRQIQQKENLRYLVTAHHLNDQLETFLINLSRGTGIRGLCGITEITDDIVRPLLHFSKEEIYSFAEDNKIPFREDISNAKNDYLRNRIRNEVISKLTDARPDFLENFDKSISYLYETNNFVDEKIAEIEQVLIQENSTGFKIDKAGLQKESDFIKFEILRKFGFSNKSEISKVFLAEKGKVFRSGSFELTVDREILALRALHGSTAAENLEFILETDHDQILIPDSVIETFTKDRNTNWYFDRQKLTLPLKLRRKKSGDVFYPIGMIGKKKISKFFKDEKLPILAAQEIWLLCDSKDEVLGVLPLRQDRRHVADAETSHVLTLNF
- a CDS encoding protein-disulfide reductase DsbD family protein; its protein translation is MKLMKFLFFTFLFLFGTLSAQIKDPVKLSYEVLPLGDNLYEAVITAKMESGWHIYSKDLPPDSGIPTELIITSAEGITLVGGVVEVGKKHDEFSEAFGAQIVYYSNSAKFKQKFKLNNPEKPATVAAEFTYQTCDDRVCLAPNTLEFAKKVTPDGNVAATGVPVIAPEITQDTAGTEKDTIATTVSGQANSTTFAQLDPKKLKIESLDFNNPLTDCGEEKQEKSDNYLTYLFLGFLGGMIALLTPCVFPMIPLTVSFFTKGNKDRSKGVRDALMYGFFIFAIFTALSIPFHLIDGIAGNIFNQISTSIWLNLIFFAIFMFFAFSFFGYFDITLPSAIANRSSRAEEAGGIVGIFFMALTLVIVSFSCTGPILGSLLGSAVTGAANVPMLLTFALAGFGLAWAIVFGVLALFPQALQSLPKSGGWMNTVKVVLGFVELALALKFLSKADLVSKTFMLKRELFIVLWILITIGLVLYLFGIIRFPHDDRKAKISPGRKVFGVFGIGFLIYLIQGLVPAERPKLQMLSGILPPLNVSYFNNVEDGILGMKPEHDYFAAVETARKENKPILLDFTGYGCENCRKMEEFVWSEPDILPILQNDVILTSLYVDDKEELPAEQQTRIDMGNGQTKRIKTIGDRWSLFQQINFNDNTQPVYVLITPEGKVINAPFKGYNSDKEVFKKFLECGIGYYKNSK
- a CDS encoding rhodanese-like domain-containing protein, which encodes MKIVSSLFIALLFFNLQCNTTKPTDVNTEPLTVKEQVRQGAMLVDVRTPEEFAEGSIDGAVNIPLDQVQSRVDEFRGKPSVVVFCKSGNRSGQAIKILEENGIHNVTNGINVPQMKEALK
- a CDS encoding YeiH family protein; its protein translation is MGNNRNLGKTVFFILAVISLLPFISAPVALLLGVFFINIFQTKIERLPKYTKKVLQYSIVGLGFSINLGMAIEAGSKGFLFSVFTIILVFAAGIMLGKILNIDRKITQLISAGTAICGGSAIAAVSPTINSTNSQNSIALGIVFLLNAFALLIFPYLGMYFGLSQQQFGIWAAIAIHDTSSVVGAASKFGDEALHIATTVKLARALFIIPVVILFSIVYKKETKVRFPLFIAFFILAILLNTYLPFLKNITPYIAEISKAGLKLALFLIGTGLSILNLKSIGPKPFLLAILLWILISSVSLFAVLKFL